In one Epinephelus lanceolatus isolate andai-2023 chromosome 19, ASM4190304v1, whole genome shotgun sequence genomic region, the following are encoded:
- the LOC144458772 gene encoding uncharacterized protein LOC144458772 gives MTPQHPFYKDNMEECKRRWKQLQDSFVKNKNKTVPSGSAGGSQKDWKYSNNMSFLLPHLQPRSSKSTLRPIDLCEDTPAELMCEEDDLTAGPSGLPSRPGTPATPTLRSTSSSPHPTDVGLRSTHQLSELPRSATPPTHPRMQALSSGAETHTTQPGRKKRKGSTTAGPLEPDLLDILTTEETPVPLHVPKDEEEMYFFALSLVPRLNRLPRSTQARAQIHILQYLTDLEKEEQDKLTQASPSVTRPTPLHWQQTTQPQSSGFQGYSSTSNYQQGHTPPLTTYQGPAQPPSQYQQGPPRQHINKLHNPQCPTTSRDNTMQCKHRANMGV, from the exons ATGACCCCCCAGCACCCATTCTACAAGGACAATA TGGAAGAATGCAAGCGGAGATGGAAACAACTGCAGGAcagttttgtgaaaaacaaaaacaagactgtACCGAGTGGGTCCGCTGGTGGCAGTCAAAAGGACTGGAAATACAGCAATAATATGTCTTTCTTACTGCCACACTTGCAGCCCAGAAG ctCTAAAAGTACTCTCCGGCCTATAGATCTGTGCGAAGACACACCCGCAGAGCTCATGTGTGAGGAAGATGACTTGACAGCTGGACCATCTGGACTGCCTTCAAGGCCTGGCACACCAGCCACTCCCACACTGAGGTCCACATCCTCTTCTCCACATCCCACAGATGTAGGACTGAGGTCTACCCATCAGCTCTCAGAATTACCAAGGTCTGCCACCCCCCCAACACACCCTAGAATGCAGGCCTTGTCATCGGGGGCTGAAACTCATACCACACAACCTGgcagaaagaaaaggaagggATCCACAACTGCAGGGCCTTTAGAGCCAGACCTGCTAGATATTCTGACAACAGAAGAAACCCCTGTACCACTACATGTCCCAAAAGATGAGGAGGAAATGTACTTTTTCGCCCTCAGCCTTGTCCCCAGGTTGAACCGACTGCCCCGTAGCACTCAGGCACGTGCACAAATCCACATCCTACAGTACCTTACAGACTTGGAAAAAGAGGAACAAGATAAGCTCACCCAAGCTTCTCCATCGGTCACCAGACCAACCCCACTACATTGGCAGCAGACAACACAGCCACAAAGCTCAGGTTTTCAGGGGTACTCATCAACTTCGAATTATCAGCAAGGTCACACCCCACCCCTGACTACATACCAAGGACCTGCACAACCCCCGTCACAGTATCAACAAGGTCCACCCCGACAACATATCAACAAGCTGCACAACCCCCAGTGTCCCACCACCAGCAGGGACAATACCATGCAATGCAAACACAGAGCCAACATGGGGGTGTGA
- the nacc2 gene encoding nucleus accumbens-associated protein 2 → MSQLLHVEIPNFGATVLGSLNEQRLLGHYCDVSILVKGQAFKAHRAVLAASSLYFRDLFSSSTKSQFELPSSVTPACFEQILTFCYTGKLTMAASEQLVVMYTAGYLQIQHIVERGMDLMFKANSPHCDSQTAGSLEETGSEPQSPCNNGNGLAVAALLGTQGWSSSILMPQRKIKLEGGEPTPLTVPSTQSKISSSELGNRLRASSLFYTTAGGTPIPGMPPFHLQGAGGGGTGGGGAERSSPGASSLPTTDSPTSYQNEDEEFEEEPYDGITEDAYSHLYGRSANPYGIQDKPEMAAMPLALESRNCVLIRRDLVALPASLISQIGYRCHPKLYTEGDPGEKLELVAGTQVFMTRGQLMNCHLCAGIKHKVLLRRLLATFFDRNTLANSCGTGIRSSTSDPSRKPLDSRVLNAVKLYCQNFNPNFKESEMNVIAADMCTNARRVRKRWLPKIKSMLPDGMEVYRAGMGMGAAVGLGLALGAPQPGVPLPFEPDFKALEQRLYPDRKDPLRTHPPLTEGSPGSGAAGAEAEGEGEGVVPEEQEEDEDEAALEGVDGSLGAPTLIPGAEAGNCGDTPPEQEVESFGQGLRVNGQ, encoded by the exons ATGTCCCAGCTGCTCCATGTGGAGATCCCGAACTTTGGAGCCACAGTTCTGGGCTCCCTTAATGAGCAGCGCCTGCTGGGACATTACTGCGATGTCTCCATCCTGGTCAAAG GTCAGGCTTTCAAAGCCCACCGGGCCGTTTTGGCTGCCAGCAGCCTCTACTTTCGTGACCtcttcagcagctccaccaagAGCCAGTTCGAGTTGCCCTCCTCAGTCACACCTGCTTGCTTCGAGCAGATCCTCACTTTCTGCTACACAGGGAAGCTAACCATGGCAGCTAGTGAACAGCTGGTGGTCATGTACACAGCTGGCTACCTCCAAATTCAGCATATAGTCGAAAGAGGCATGGACCTAATGTTCAAGGCGAACTCACCTCACTGTGACTCGCAGACCGCGGGGTCTTTAGAGGAAACAGGATCCGAACCACAGAGTCCTTGTAATAATGGTAACGGCCTAGCGGTGGCTGCCCTTTTGGGAACCCAGGGCTGGTCTTCATCCATACTCATGCCGCAACGTAAGATTAAACTAGAAGGGGGGGAGCCAACGCCCCTGACAGTACCCTCAACGCAAAGCAAGATTTCGTCCTCGGAGCTGGGGAACCGGCTGAGGGCTAGTTCGCTGTTCTACACGACAGCTGGTGGGACTCCCATCCCTGGTATGCCTCCTTTCCACCTCCAAGGGGCCGGTGGGGGtggaacaggaggaggaggagctgaaagGTCCAGTCCTGGCGCGTCCAGCCTGCCAACCACTGACAGCCCTACATCCTACCAGAATGAGGATGAGGAGTTCGAGGAAGAGCCCTACGATGGGATCACAGAGGATGCCTACAGTCATCTCTATGGACGTTCAGCTAACCCCTACGGGA TCCAGGACAAGCCAGAGATGGCAGCGATGCCCTTGGCCTTGGAGAGCCGCAACTGTGTGCTGATCCGCAGGGACCTGGTGGCGCTGCCTGCAAGCCTCATCAGCCAGATAGGCTACCGCTGCCACCCTAAGCTCTACACTGAGGGGGACCCTGGGGAGAAGCTGGAATTAGTAGCTG GTACACAGGTGTTCATGACTCGAGGACAGCTGATGAACTGTCATCTATGTGCCGGTATCAAACACAAAGTCTTGCTTCGCCGTCTGCTAGCCACGTTCTTTGATAG AAACACTTTAGCCAATAGCTGTGGGACAGGCATCCGTTCGTCTACTAGTGACCCCAGTAGGAAACCCCTGGACAGCAGGGTCCTCAACGCTGTCAAAC TCTACTGTCAAAATTTCAACCCTAATTTCAAGGAGAGTGAAATGAATGTGATTGCTGCTGACATGTGCACAAATGCGAGGCGTGTCCGCAAGCGATGGTTGCCCAAGATCAAGTCCATGCTGCCTGATGGCATGGAGGTGTACCGTGCAGGAATGGGCATGGGTGCTGCTGTGGGTCTTGGCCTAGCCCTGGGCGCCCCTCAACCGGGGGTGCCTCTCCCGTTTGAGCCCGACTTCAAAGCCCTAGAGCAAAGGTTGTACCCAGACCGCAAAGACCCTCTCAGGACTCACCCACCGCTGACAGAGGGCAGCCCCGGGTCTGGGGCAGCTGGAGCAGaggctgaaggtgaaggtgaaggAGTTGTCccggaggaacaggaggaagatgaggatgaaGCTGCGTTAGAGGGTGTAGACGGATCATTGGGGGCGCCAACCTTGATCCCAGGAGCCGAGGCGGGCAATTGTGGCGACACGCCGCCTGAGCAGGAGGTGGAAAGTTTTGGACAAGGTCTGAGGGTGAACGGACAGTGA